A single Marinitoga aeolica DNA region contains:
- the cmr4 gene encoding type III-B CRISPR module RAMP protein Cmr4 yields the protein MSGKIGFLYAVTQIHAGKGMDVGVVDQPIQREVHTGFPIISGIKGAIRNEIDFGKDEKLVFGSRPDTNEETNPGYVTFSEAKILFFPLRSINRGMIWITCPLVLSRLKTAFEVVGNKEMTNKIEEFLNNIDKNKEYSTFNETKVNLEEYVIEPEKSDKLKDLIEKIKNIAPDNYLKDVLVENTILLKDEDFAFFVKNATEVLPRIRIDSKTGVVNAGALWYEEYLPQDSIMFFIVKPLKNNDELINIVSNNLDNQYINVGGKVSVGKGFAFIKLM from the coding sequence TTGAGTGGAAAAATAGGTTTTTTATATGCTGTTACACAAATTCATGCTGGTAAGGGTATGGATGTAGGAGTAGTTGATCAACCAATACAAAGAGAAGTTCATACAGGGTTTCCTATAATTTCTGGTATTAAAGGTGCAATAAGAAATGAAATTGATTTTGGAAAAGATGAAAAATTAGTATTTGGTTCTCGTCCAGACACTAATGAAGAAACAAATCCAGGATATGTGACATTTTCAGAAGCAAAAATATTGTTTTTTCCATTAAGAAGTATAAATAGAGGTATGATTTGGATAACATGTCCATTAGTATTATCAAGATTAAAAACCGCTTTTGAAGTAGTTGGTAATAAAGAAATGACAAATAAAATAGAAGAATTTTTAAATAATATTGACAAAAATAAGGAATATTCTACATTTAATGAAACTAAAGTAAATCTTGAAGAATATGTAATTGAACCAGAAAAATCAGATAAATTAAAAGATTTAATTGAAAAAATAAAAAATATTGCTCCTGATAACTATTTAAAAGATGTATTAGTAGAAAATACAATACTCTTAAAAGATGAAGATTTTGCGTTTTTTGTAAAAAATGCTACTGAAGTATTACCAAGAATAAGAATTGATAGCAAAACTGGTGTTGTAAACGCAGGTGCTTTATGGTATGAAGAATATTTGCCACAAGACTCTATAATGTTTTTTATAGTCAAACCATTAAAAAACAATGATGAATTAATAAATATAGTTTCAAATAATTTAGATAATCAATATATAAACGTAGGTGGTAAAGTTTCTGTTGGTAAAGGTTTTGCTTTTATAAAATTAATGTGA
- the cmr5 gene encoding type III-B CRISPR module-associated protein Cmr5 translates to MKRENSTKRIAKDLVLNNSNRLNEEDKKIYRSLIKGLGSMIIQNGLYGTLVFLRAKAKTHHLAVFDDIQHFLKEKNLFQGDDLLEFLENTENLSVIQDRVLEFTNWYRRYADIFIGGD, encoded by the coding sequence ATGAAAAGAGAAAACAGCACTAAAAGAATAGCTAAAGATTTAGTATTAAATAATTCAAATAGATTAAATGAAGAAGATAAAAAAATATATAGATCATTAATTAAAGGGTTAGGTTCAATGATAATTCAAAATGGATTATATGGAACATTAGTTTTTTTAAGGGCAAAAGCTAAAACACATCATCTGGCAGTTTTTGATGATATACAACATTTTTTAAAAGAAAAAAATCTTTTTCAAGGTGATGACTTATTAGAATTTCTTGAAAATACAGAAAATTTATCTGTAATACAAGATAGAGTTTTAGAATTTACTAATTGGTATAGAAGATATGCAGACATATTTATAGGTGGTGATTGA
- the cmr3 gene encoding type III-B CRISPR module-associated protein Cmr3, whose product MKIKTLFIKPIDYVGFRKSKTFSHSEEAIFPNIKTFYGAILGAYFRNNNLKAEDIEEIINSKKLKIVGPFLSDVNENIYFKIPAIIKQNEETKEYFKGTLDSNFSFVISSKELYGIKYESMRNLKEPQKSYISLNELEELKKGNIAIEDTIPEIFEREEKIGIALENRKSKEGMLYSYSYFRFKENAGFVLFVEKDELNILNEIEYITLGTKGKLAKLEIKEIETSIFDKITNNEKGLILLTPAYFDNGVLPIRNENIIAIANYKPENIGFWDLKNKKPGELFKVVPSGSVYYINNEFKNEYKDNFTDKFSEYNFGKYIEIKL is encoded by the coding sequence ATGAAGATTAAAACATTATTTATTAAACCAATAGATTATGTGGGATTCAGAAAATCAAAAACGTTTTCTCATTCCGAAGAAGCTATATTTCCTAATATAAAAACCTTTTATGGTGCAATATTAGGTGCATATTTTAGAAATAATAATTTAAAAGCAGAAGATATAGAAGAAATAATTAATTCAAAAAAACTAAAAATTGTAGGTCCTTTTTTATCTGATGTAAATGAAAATATATATTTTAAAATTCCAGCTATTATTAAACAAAATGAAGAAACAAAAGAATACTTTAAAGGTACATTAGATAGTAATTTTTCATTTGTAATAAGTAGTAAAGAATTATATGGAATTAAATATGAGTCTATGAGAAATTTAAAAGAACCTCAAAAATCATATATTTCATTAAATGAATTAGAAGAATTAAAAAAAGGAAATATTGCAATTGAAGATACCATTCCTGAAATATTTGAAAGAGAAGAAAAAATAGGAATAGCTTTAGAAAATAGAAAATCTAAAGAAGGCATGTTATATTCATATTCATATTTTAGGTTTAAAGAAAATGCAGGATTTGTATTATTTGTTGAAAAAGATGAATTAAATATTTTAAATGAAATTGAATATATAACATTAGGCACAAAAGGAAAATTAGCTAAATTAGAAATAAAAGAAATAGAGACCTCAATTTTTGATAAAATTACTAATAATGAAAAAGGATTAATATTATTAACGCCAGCATATTTCGATAATGGAGTATTGCCAATAAGAAATGAAAATATTATAGCTATTGCAAATTACAAACCAGAAAACATAGGATTTTGGGATTTAAAAAACAAAAAGCCTGGAGAATTATTTAAAGTTGTACCTTCTGGAAGTGTTTATTATATAAATAATGAATTTAAAAATGAGTATAAAGATAATTTCACAGATAAATTTAGCGAATATAATTTTGGAAAATATATAGAGATAAAATTATAA